A genomic window from Phoenix dactylifera cultivar Barhee BC4 chromosome 7, palm_55x_up_171113_PBpolish2nd_filt_p, whole genome shotgun sequence includes:
- the LOC103722614 gene encoding protein CHLOROPLAST IMPORT APPARATUS 2 isoform X1, translating into MSSLLSSGGSRAYGFDLDIVKSSSSSARSSHTSSPSSTLSESSNSSRTISIKKARTPRKRPNQAYNEAAALLSTIYPSIFSTKSTRKPSKQIKPFDSFPETSSELLPSLPVLGDDAFLIRETSPEKPAFRIEPKLKSSLEKECTSPASNELREAVAISPFPFEEDFDAESILDEEVEEGIDSIMGNLSMNTTAANTYNKEASSNCNSLIDPYLRSLMVFGVGGKFELGFGFQFRRNMQRALRHSDEGDWWRSPTVPMQEIVPKFKTSTPSSGKKKKTTKKKAEKEEVGDTQTAGAAAKPGNFNKSGLGLKLNAAEVLKAWADRGSVFADGPDSPHSSAEALAKLGDMDLFPGVGCGGGGREASVLRFKEKQRTRLFSKKIRYQVRKVNAEQRPRMKASGRFVGSSSFLQQAIEEESPGRVVSLWRNTPVRPSEVSG; encoded by the exons ATGTCTTCTCTGCTCAGCAGCGGCGGTAGCCGAGCCTATGGGTTCGACCTCGACATCGTGAAATCCTCCTCGTCGTCAGCCCGGTCCTCCCAcacctcctccccttcctccaCCCTCTCCGAGTCGAGCAACTCCTCACGCACCATCTCCATCAAGAAGGCTCGAACCCCTCGAAAAAGGCCTAACCAGGCCTACAATGAGGCCGCCGCCCTCCTCTCCACCATATACCCAAGCATCTTCTCCACCAAGAGCACAAGGAAGCCGTCCAAGCAAATCAAGCCATTTGACTCATTCCCCGAGACCTCCTCCGAGCTCCTCCCTTCCTTGCCGGTCCTCGGCGACGACGCATTCCTCATCCGCGAGACATCCCCTGAAAAACCCGCCTTCCGAATCGAGCCCAAGCTGAAGAGTTCCCTCGAGAAGGAGTGCACGAGCCCGGCGAGCAATGAACTCCGAGAGGCTGTCGCCATCTCTCCTTTCCCCTTTGAGGAGGATTTTGATGCCGAATCCATCCTCGATGAGGAGGTCGAAGAGGGCATCGATAGCATCATGGGCAACCTCAGCATGAACACCACCGCCGCCAATACCTACAACAAGGAAGCCTCCAGCAATTGCAACTCCCTCATCGATCCCTACCTTCGGAGCCTGATGGTGTTCGGCGTGGGCGGCAAGTTCGAGCTCGGGTTTGGGTTTCAGTTCCGAAGAAACATGCAGCGGGCGTTGAGGCATTCCGACGAGGGGGACTGGTGGAGGTCTCCGACAGTTCCCATGCAAGAGATCGTCCCTAAATTTAAGACCTCAACTCCATCatcggggaagaagaaaaagacgaCGAAGAAGAAGGCGGAGAAGGAGGAAGTTGGAGACACGCAGACCGCCGGCGCCGCCGCCAAACCGGGGAACTTCAACAAGTCTGGTTTGGGCCTTAAACTGAACGCTGCGGAGGTCCTCAAGGCGTGGGCCGACCGTGGGTCCGTGTTCGCTGATGGGCCCGACTCGCCGCATTCCTCTGCTGAAGCTCTT GCCAAACTTGGAGACATGGATCTTTTTCCAGGGGTTGGCTGCGGTGGTGGGGGGAGGGAGGCGAGCGTGCTGAGGTTCAAGGAGAAGCAGAGGACCCGactcttctccaagaagatccGCTACCAGGTCCGGAAGGTGAACGCCGAGCAACGGCCCCGGATGAAGGCAAGT GGCCGGTTTGTCGGGAGTTCTTCCTTTCTCCAGCAAGCCATAGAGGAAGAGAGCCCTGGCAGAGTCGTGAGTCTTTGGAGGAATACACCTGTTCGGCCTAGTGAAGTTTCTGGTTAA
- the LOC103722614 gene encoding protein CHLOROPLAST IMPORT APPARATUS 2 isoform X2, giving the protein MSSLLSSGGSRAYGFDLDIVKSSSSSARSSHTSSPSSTLSESSNSSRTISIKKARTPRKRPNQAYNEAAALLSTIYPSIFSTKSTRKPSKQIKPFDSFPETSSELLPSLPVLGDDAFLIRETSPEKPAFRIEPKLKSSLEKECTSPASNELREAVAISPFPFEEDFDAESILDEEVEEGIDSIMGNLSMNTTAANTYNKEASSNCNSLIDPYLRSLMVFGVGGKFELGFGFQFRRNMQRALRHSDEGDWWRSPTVPMQEIVPKFKTSTPSSGKKKKTTKKKAEKEEVGDTQTAGAAAKPGNFNKSGLGLKLNAAEVLKAWADRGSVFADGPDSPHSSAEALAKLGDMDLFPGVGCGGGGREASVLRFKEKQRTRLFSKKIRYQVRKVNAEQRPRMKGRFVGSSSFLQQAIEEESPGRVVSLWRNTPVRPSEVSG; this is encoded by the exons ATGTCTTCTCTGCTCAGCAGCGGCGGTAGCCGAGCCTATGGGTTCGACCTCGACATCGTGAAATCCTCCTCGTCGTCAGCCCGGTCCTCCCAcacctcctccccttcctccaCCCTCTCCGAGTCGAGCAACTCCTCACGCACCATCTCCATCAAGAAGGCTCGAACCCCTCGAAAAAGGCCTAACCAGGCCTACAATGAGGCCGCCGCCCTCCTCTCCACCATATACCCAAGCATCTTCTCCACCAAGAGCACAAGGAAGCCGTCCAAGCAAATCAAGCCATTTGACTCATTCCCCGAGACCTCCTCCGAGCTCCTCCCTTCCTTGCCGGTCCTCGGCGACGACGCATTCCTCATCCGCGAGACATCCCCTGAAAAACCCGCCTTCCGAATCGAGCCCAAGCTGAAGAGTTCCCTCGAGAAGGAGTGCACGAGCCCGGCGAGCAATGAACTCCGAGAGGCTGTCGCCATCTCTCCTTTCCCCTTTGAGGAGGATTTTGATGCCGAATCCATCCTCGATGAGGAGGTCGAAGAGGGCATCGATAGCATCATGGGCAACCTCAGCATGAACACCACCGCCGCCAATACCTACAACAAGGAAGCCTCCAGCAATTGCAACTCCCTCATCGATCCCTACCTTCGGAGCCTGATGGTGTTCGGCGTGGGCGGCAAGTTCGAGCTCGGGTTTGGGTTTCAGTTCCGAAGAAACATGCAGCGGGCGTTGAGGCATTCCGACGAGGGGGACTGGTGGAGGTCTCCGACAGTTCCCATGCAAGAGATCGTCCCTAAATTTAAGACCTCAACTCCATCatcggggaagaagaaaaagacgaCGAAGAAGAAGGCGGAGAAGGAGGAAGTTGGAGACACGCAGACCGCCGGCGCCGCCGCCAAACCGGGGAACTTCAACAAGTCTGGTTTGGGCCTTAAACTGAACGCTGCGGAGGTCCTCAAGGCGTGGGCCGACCGTGGGTCCGTGTTCGCTGATGGGCCCGACTCGCCGCATTCCTCTGCTGAAGCTCTT GCCAAACTTGGAGACATGGATCTTTTTCCAGGGGTTGGCTGCGGTGGTGGGGGGAGGGAGGCGAGCGTGCTGAGGTTCAAGGAGAAGCAGAGGACCCGactcttctccaagaagatccGCTACCAGGTCCGGAAGGTGAACGCCGAGCAACGGCCCCGGATGAAG GGCCGGTTTGTCGGGAGTTCTTCCTTTCTCCAGCAAGCCATAGAGGAAGAGAGCCCTGGCAGAGTCGTGAGTCTTTGGAGGAATACACCTGTTCGGCCTAGTGAAGTTTCTGGTTAA
- the LOC103722616 gene encoding pathogenesis-related homeodomain protein-like has translation MRTSGNTSICYKSRRSSRIRKELSSKINSLSRNKNSWNIFCNKSCKLKPRMRRKNIPNSKPVETLQRISHSHSAKGQFSLPFLGNNNSYICHKGNRKVAACDRAIKLDKRKSRKRKKKNIERDEASRLQRRARYLLIKMKLEQNLLDAYSGDGWNGQSREKIKPENELKRAKKQILECKLGIRDAIRQLDLLSSIGSIEDSVMYPDGSVFHEHIFCAKCRSRETFPDNDIILCDGTCNCGFHQKCLEPSLEKIPPGDQGWLCKFCECKMEILEAINAHLGTCFAANSSWEDIFKEAATGPDAGYTYLNHAEEWPSEDSEDEDYNPEINENSNSRTGVDENMAGDSSSSSSLFCSSDEAMSYSESRHNNGNGGSYHVRHKDRNKADFVDSIINSESGETNDCEIMSYRRQRRDVDYKKLHDEMFGKDLAENEQQSEDEDWGPHRMKRRRTESITGTITDNCVNEAGCSDISTKKISLDKKPLFRIPSNAVQKLRQVFAENELPSRAVKENLSKQLGISSEKVSKWFKNARYAALKMRKAGIAKPHNVNNVTKRSRINAGKAGSFDEVASIDNSVLLPLSSIIHVRRNLRKLFQRKKQKSLNIPSRTQHKRAANTESANEFQNLRTSLTENQCPSMSINGNLLKELMLPHGQVRTSVTNAMNLTKQVRGPRSKFTLERAFRNGRGTVFQLHEMTENQQLYAAEIERLCSLEERLRNLKKALLSCQDNEYESDKSHLNEPSVIYVPVAEVREREGYLKIIS, from the exons ATGCGAACTTCTGGGAATACATCAATTTGCTACAAGTCCAGAAGGTCTTCCCGTATCAGGAAGGAGCTCTCTTCTAAGATAAATTCCTTGTCGAGAAACAAGAATTCTTGGAACATTTTCTGTAATAAGAGTTGCAAACTTAAACCAAGAATGAGGAGGAAGAATATTCCCAACAGCAAACCAGTGGAAACTCTGCAGAGAATTTCTCATAGCCATTCTGCTAAGGGTCAATTTTCGTTACCGTTTCTAGGCAATAACAATTCTTATATATGTCATAAAGGCAATAGGAAAGTTGCAGCCTGTGATCGTGCAATCAAACTGGACAAAAGGAAAagtcggaagaggaagaaaaaaaatatagagcGGGATGAAGCTTCTCGTCTGCAAAGAAGAGCAAGATATTTGCTTATCAAAATGAAACTAGAGCAGAATCTTCTTGATGCATACTCTGGAGATGGCTGGAATGGCCAGAG TCGAGAAAAAATCAAGCCGGAAAATGAGTTAAAAAGAGCTAAGAAGCAGATATTGGAATGTAAGCTTGGAATCCGTGATGCAATTCGTCAGCTTGATTTGCTTAGCTCTATTGGAAGCATTGAAGATTCTGTAATGTATCCAGATGGTTCTGTTTTCCATGAACAT ATTTTTTGTGCAAAATGCAGATCTCGTGAAACTTTTCCAGATAACGACATCATACTATGCGACGGTACCTGCAACTGTGGTTTTCATCAGAAATGTTTGGAGCCGTCACTGGAAAAAA TTCCTCCTGGAGATCAAGGATGGCTTTGCAAATTTTGTGAGTGTAAAATGGAAATTCTAGAAGCCATTAATGCACATCTAGGAACTTGCTTCGCTGCAAACAGTAGCTGGGAG GACATTTTCAAAGAAGCAGCTACTGGTCCCGATGCTGGATACACATATCTTAATCATGCTGAAGAGTGGCCATCTGAGGATTCTGAAGATGAAGATTATAATCctgaaataaatgaaaatagcaATAGCAGAACAGGCGTAGATGAAAACATGGCTGGTGATTCTAGTAGTTCAAGCAGCTTATTTTGTTCGTCTGATGAAGCTATGTCATATTCTGAATCAAGACATAATAATGGCAATGGGGGATCTTATCATGTTAGACACAAAGACAGGAACAAGGCTGACTTTGTTGATTCTATCATCAACTCTGAATCTGGAGAAACAAATGACTGCGAGATCATGAGCTACCGAAGGCAGCGGAGAGATGTTGACTATAAAAAACTTCATGAC GAAATGTTTGGGAAGGATCTGGCTGAAAATGAACAAcaaagtgaagatgaagactgGGGTCCTCataggatgaagagaaggaggacAGAATCAATCACTGGAACTATCACAGATAATTGTGTGAATGAGGCTGGATGTTCAGATATATCAACTAAGAAAATATCACTTGACAAGAAACCACTTTTCAGGATTCCTTCCAATGCAGTTCAG AAGCTTCGCCAGGTTTTTGCTGAGAATGAACTTCCTTCAAGGGCTGTCAAGGAGAATCTCTCAAAACAATTGGGTATTTCATCAGAGAAG GTGAGCAAGTGGTTTAAAAATGCACGATATGCTGCTCTTAAAATGAGAAAG GCAGGAATCGCCAAACCACATAATGTTAATAATGTCACCAAAAGATCGAGAATAAATGCTGGAAAGGCAGGAAGCTTTGATGAAGTTGCATCAATTGACAATTCTGTTTTGCTACCCTTGTCATCCATCATTCATGTACGTAGAAATCTGAGAAAGCTTTTCcagagaaagaaacaaaaatcattGAACATCCCTTCGAGAACACAGCATAAAAGAGCTGCCAATACAGAGTCCGCTAATGAATTTCAG AATCTCAGAACCAGTCTTACTGAGAATCAATGCCCCTCCATGTCTATCAATGGAAATTTGTTGAAGGAGCTAATGTTACCACACGGTCAG GTGAGAACATCAGTTACCAATGCCATGAACCTTACGAAACAAGTACGCGGTCCAAGAAGTAAGTTTACTTTGGAGAGAGCATTCAGAAACGGGAGAGGAACTGTATTTCAGCTACATGAGATGACTGAGAACCAGCAGCTTTACGCGGCTGAGATTGAAAGACTGTGTAGCCTTGAAGAAAGGCTTCGGAACTTGAAGAAGGCATTGCTATCATGCCAAGATAATGAGTACGAATCAGACAAAAGTCATTTGAATGAGCCAAGTGTGATCTATGTTCCTGTAGCTGAGGTAAGGGAAAGGGAAGGATATCTGAAAATCATCTCATAA